In Ruminococcaceae bacterium BL-6, a genomic segment contains:
- a CDS encoding Thioredoxin reductase yields MSNAVIIGKGPAGISAALYLIRAGIPTTVIGRDDGALGKVKKIENYYGFEQPVSGEDLLCTGIRQAERLGVELVTDEVLGITYDGSLNIQTKKGEYKAGSVVLATGSSRTSPKIPGLKELEGHGVSYCAVCDAFFYRGKDVAVLGGGDYAVHEAMELLPTSRSVTLLTNGGEPQTEIPEPLKICRNEIASLEGDRSLQRVVFRDGTELQAAGLFVALGVAGSTALARKVGAATENSRIVVDENMATTVPGLFAAGDCTGGMLQIAKAVYEGAQAGTQAAKYLRKNGAAAK; encoded by the coding sequence ATGTCAAACGCTGTGATTATCGGAAAGGGACCGGCCGGAATCTCCGCCGCGCTGTACCTGATCCGCGCGGGCATTCCCACAACGGTCATCGGCCGGGACGACGGAGCGCTTGGAAAGGTCAAAAAGATAGAGAATTATTACGGATTTGAACAGCCCGTTTCGGGGGAAGACCTGCTCTGCACCGGAATCAGGCAGGCTGAGCGCCTCGGCGTGGAGCTGGTGACGGACGAGGTTCTGGGGATCACCTACGACGGCTCCCTGAACATCCAGACGAAAAAAGGGGAATACAAGGCCGGCAGCGTCGTTCTGGCGACCGGCTCATCCCGCACGTCGCCGAAGATCCCGGGCCTGAAGGAGCTCGAAGGGCACGGCGTCAGCTACTGCGCGGTGTGCGACGCCTTTTTCTACCGCGGAAAGGATGTGGCGGTGCTGGGCGGCGGCGACTACGCCGTGCACGAGGCGATGGAACTTCTCCCCACCTCGCGCTCCGTTACTCTGCTGACAAACGGCGGCGAACCGCAGACAGAAATCCCGGAGCCCCTGAAGATATGCCGGAACGAAATCGCGTCGCTGGAAGGCGACCGCTCGCTGCAGCGTGTCGTCTTCCGGGACGGCACCGAGCTGCAGGCCGCGGGCCTGTTCGTGGCGCTCGGCGTCGCGGGAAGCACCGCGCTGGCGCGCAAGGTTGGCGCAGCGACGGAAAACAGCAGAATCGTCGTGGATGAGAACATGGCGACCACCGTGCCCGGCCTGTTCGCCGCCGGGGACTGCACCGGCGGCATGCTCCAGATCGCGAAGGCCGTTTACGAAGGCGCACAGGCCGGAACGCAGGCCGCAAAATATCTGCGGAAAAACGGAGCCGCCGCAAAATAA
- a CDS encoding protein of unknown function (Evidence 5 : Unknown function): MAGHVGKDHIHLLVSVPPHLSASKLVQYLKGNTSRKLQMEYKELNKEYWGRHLWARGYFVASSGNVTDEIIAQYIQNQDLEENMKSDNFEIGNL; this comes from the coding sequence TTGGCAGGGCATGTAGGGAAAGATCATATCCATCTTCTTGTATCAGTCCCCCCACATCTTTCTGCGAGTAAATTGGTTCAATATCTAAAAGGGAATACCTCGCGAAAGTTGCAGATGGAGTATAAAGAATTGAACAAAGAATATTGGGGGCGGCACCTTTGGGCAAGAGGATATTTCGTAGCAAGCAGTGGAAATGTGACAGATGAAATAATTGCACAGTACATTCAGAATCAAGATTTGGAAGAGAATATGAAAAGCGATAATTTCGAGATCGGCAATCTTTAG
- a CDS encoding NADPH-dependent FMN reductase: MDSIKIVGFTGSLRKGSYNKAALRAAGELLPQGASLEILDLSRIPFFNEDLEHGELPAPVVEFKKKVAGADALLISTPEYNYSIPPVLKNALDWASRDQTHPLSGKPLAIMSVSPSLLGGARVQYHLRQVCVVLNLEVLNQPEVFIGLAAGKFSADGKLTDEETRSRIAELVQALVDQARKLKK, encoded by the coding sequence ATGGATTCTATCAAAATTGTCGGTTTTACGGGGAGCCTTCGCAAGGGTTCTTATAACAAGGCGGCCCTCCGCGCCGCGGGGGAACTGCTTCCGCAGGGGGCGTCCCTCGAGATTCTGGATCTTTCCCGGATCCCCTTTTTCAACGAGGATCTGGAGCACGGGGAGCTTCCCGCGCCGGTCGTTGAATTCAAGAAAAAGGTGGCCGGGGCGGATGCCCTTCTGATTTCGACGCCGGAATACAACTATTCCATTCCTCCGGTGCTGAAAAATGCGCTGGACTGGGCTTCCCGCGACCAGACGCACCCGCTTTCGGGCAAGCCGCTCGCGATCATGAGCGTATCCCCCAGCCTGCTGGGCGGCGCCCGCGTCCAGTACCATCTGCGTCAGGTGTGCGTGGTCCTGAACCTGGAGGTGCTCAATCAGCCGGAAGTCTTCATCGGCCTTGCGGCCGGTAAATTCAGCGCCGACGGAAAGCTCACCGACGAAGAGACCCGCAGCCGGATCGCGGAGTTGGTTCAGGCGCTCGTCGATCAGGCGCGCAAGCTGAAAAAATAA
- a CDS encoding FAD-dependent oxidoreductase: MSSIWSAETKLPEFAPLSGCKTADVAVIGGGAAGILTAYLLGLQGASAVVLEADRILSGATKNTTAKITAQHGLIYSRLIRKFGLDFAQGYAQANRDAIAKYAELVKQNQIGCDFQECAAFCYDRESPEEIERETRDAERLGFSASFTKQTELPFPVAGAVRFGGQARFQPLAFFGALARGLTVFEHTRARSIENGCVMTDRGRVDAPHIVVATHFPFLDRPGYYFVRMYQQRSYVLALENAAELSDVYLDAKDGGLSFRGFRNLLLLGGGGHRCGKFREGCGYAPLRLAAREYYPQSRELFHWSAQDCMTADGVPYAGRYSSALPGVYVATGFQKWGMTGSMAAAMLLSDELCGKASPYAQVFSPQRFFPAACAAGFASNGAHAVAGIAKRVFYLPAGGAEKIGKGRAGVVQDQGEKTGIYRDEQGNVFAVTTKCPHLGCELSWNPDEKSWDCPCHGSRFDFRGNLIDNPAGKGISRKTPEAAEEDAENQSF, translated from the coding sequence TTGAGTTCCATCTGGAGTGCTGAAACCAAATTGCCGGAATTCGCGCCGCTTTCCGGCTGCAAAACGGCGGATGTAGCCGTCATCGGCGGCGGAGCCGCGGGAATCCTGACCGCATATCTGCTGGGCCTTCAGGGCGCGTCGGCCGTCGTGCTGGAAGCGGACCGGATTTTGAGCGGTGCGACCAAAAACACCACGGCCAAAATCACCGCCCAGCACGGCCTGATTTATTCCCGGCTGATCCGGAAATTCGGGCTGGATTTCGCGCAGGGCTACGCGCAGGCCAACCGCGACGCGATTGCGAAATACGCGGAGCTGGTCAAACAGAATCAGATCGGCTGCGATTTTCAGGAATGCGCCGCCTTTTGCTACGACAGGGAAAGCCCGGAAGAAATCGAACGGGAAACAAGGGACGCCGAACGGCTCGGCTTTTCCGCCTCGTTCACGAAGCAGACCGAGCTGCCGTTTCCAGTGGCGGGCGCCGTGCGGTTCGGGGGCCAGGCCCGGTTCCAGCCGCTGGCCTTTTTCGGAGCCCTTGCCCGGGGCCTGACCGTTTTCGAGCACACAAGGGCGCGGTCCATCGAAAACGGCTGCGTCATGACGGACCGCGGCAGGGTCGATGCCCCCCATATTGTCGTCGCCACGCATTTTCCGTTTCTCGACAGGCCGGGCTACTATTTCGTGCGCATGTATCAGCAGCGCTCTTATGTGCTGGCGCTGGAAAACGCCGCGGAGCTTTCCGATGTGTACCTCGATGCAAAGGATGGCGGCCTTTCCTTCCGGGGATTCCGGAACCTGCTGCTTTTGGGCGGCGGGGGGCACCGCTGCGGGAAATTCCGGGAGGGATGCGGGTACGCGCCCCTGCGGCTCGCGGCGCGGGAATACTATCCCCAAAGCCGGGAGCTGTTCCACTGGTCCGCCCAGGACTGCATGACGGCGGACGGCGTGCCGTATGCCGGCCGGTATTCCTCCGCCCTTCCGGGCGTATATGTCGCCACGGGATTCCAGAAATGGGGGATGACCGGCTCCATGGCCGCCGCGATGCTTCTTTCGGATGAGCTGTGCGGGAAAGCAAGCCCTTACGCGCAGGTGTTTTCCCCGCAGCGCTTTTTCCCCGCGGCCTGCGCGGCGGGGTTCGCGTCGAACGGGGCGCACGCCGTTGCGGGAATTGCGAAGCGCGTTTTTTACCTGCCCGCGGGCGGCGCGGAGAAAATTGGGAAAGGCCGGGCCGGGGTGGTGCAGGATCAAGGGGAAAAGACGGGGATCTACCGGGATGAACAGGGGAATGTCTTTGCGGTCACGACAAAATGCCCCCACCTGGGGTGCGAGCTTTCCTGGAACCCCGATGAAAAATCGTGGGACTGCCCCTGCCACGGCTCCCGCTTCGACTTCCGGGGCAATCTGATCGACAATCCCGCGGGGAAGGGGATTTCCCGTAAAACGCCGGAAGCGGCGGAAGAGGATGCGGAGAATCAATCTTTTTAA
- a CDS encoding Peptidase T, with protein MRIDPSRVLKEFSALVSIDSPSFGEKQMGDYLKKELASLGLSVQQDRAGDRIHGNCGNIHAFLEGTAEGEPLLFCAHMDTVEPSRGKRAVVSEDGTVTSDGKTVLGADDCAGLAAILEALRTLREKKLPHRPVEVLFTVAEEPYCRGAEQFDFSTLRSREAYVLDLAGPVGGAAYGAPTILSFTAEVLGKTAHAGFAPQDGIHAIAAAAAAVNQLRMGRVDPDTTLNVGTISGGTATNIVPDRCTAAGEIRSYSHKKALEQAELVKKAFEDCARKIGASVKFEFLCGCEAYETPTGHPVVLRFRQACARLGLPVSLEKTFGGSDNNHLAKHGIAGIVIATAMNRCHSCEEYTTAQELGRAAELTLCLMTE; from the coding sequence TTGAGGATTGATCCATCGAGAGTGCTGAAAGAATTTTCGGCCCTCGTATCGATTGACAGCCCGTCGTTTGGGGAGAAGCAGATGGGGGATTATCTGAAAAAGGAACTCGCTTCGCTCGGCCTTTCCGTTCAGCAGGACCGCGCGGGGGATCGGATACACGGGAACTGTGGAAATATCCATGCGTTTCTGGAAGGGACCGCCGAAGGGGAGCCTCTTCTGTTCTGCGCCCACATGGACACCGTGGAGCCTTCGCGCGGCAAGCGTGCGGTCGTTTCGGAGGACGGAACCGTCACAAGCGATGGGAAAACCGTGCTCGGCGCCGACGACTGCGCGGGGCTCGCGGCGATTCTGGAAGCGTTGAGGACCCTGCGTGAGAAAAAGCTTCCCCACCGCCCGGTGGAGGTGCTGTTCACCGTTGCCGAGGAGCCTTACTGCCGTGGCGCCGAACAGTTCGATTTTTCCACGCTCCGCTCCAGAGAAGCCTATGTTCTGGATCTTGCCGGGCCGGTCGGGGGCGCCGCCTACGGGGCGCCGACGATCCTGTCGTTCACGGCGGAGGTCCTCGGGAAGACGGCTCACGCCGGGTTTGCCCCGCAGGACGGGATCCACGCGATCGCCGCTGCCGCGGCTGCCGTCAATCAGCTGCGCATGGGTCGCGTCGACCCGGACACGACGCTGAATGTCGGCACAATTTCCGGGGGTACCGCCACCAATATTGTGCCGGACCGCTGCACCGCCGCCGGCGAGATTCGCAGCTACTCGCACAAAAAGGCCCTGGAGCAGGCGGAGCTGGTCAAAAAGGCCTTTGAGGACTGTGCCCGGAAGATCGGTGCGTCCGTGAAATTCGAATTCCTCTGCGGATGCGAGGCTTATGAAACCCCCACCGGCCATCCGGTGGTCCTGCGGTTCCGGCAGGCCTGCGCCCGGCTGGGGCTCCCCGTCTCGCTGGAAAAAACGTTCGGGGGCAGCGACAACAACCATCTGGCGAAACACGGGATCGCCGGGATCGTCATCGCGACCGCGATGAACCGGTGCCATTCCTGCGAAGAATATACCACGGCGCAGGAGCTGGGCCGCGCCGCGGAGCTGACGCTCTGCCTGATGACGGAATAG
- a CDS encoding Peptidase C39, with protein MKNPLSYQTTEYDCGPTTMINAIRYLFRREEIPPDVVKSIMLYCLDSYNDKGESGKSGTSGMAMMFLSNWLNQFGRVKGFPIRCEFLTGRDVSFGPNSRIVSGLQQGGAVVLRVRYQCWHYVLLTGVREQSFFLFDPYYRRNPFKAEGIEMIRNMPAERNRKVSIPLVESEGKGYYAAGPVDGREAVILFNRRTQKTPADTIEYFI; from the coding sequence ATGAAAAATCCGCTGAGCTACCAGACGACCGAATACGACTGCGGCCCCACCACCATGATCAACGCCATCCGCTATCTGTTCCGGCGGGAAGAGATTCCTCCGGATGTCGTGAAATCCATCATGCTCTACTGTCTGGATTCCTATAACGACAAGGGGGAGTCCGGGAAAAGCGGCACCTCGGGCATGGCGATGATGTTCCTGAGCAACTGGCTGAACCAGTTCGGCAGGGTAAAGGGGTTCCCCATCCGGTGTGAATTTCTGACGGGGCGCGACGTATCCTTCGGCCCGAACAGCCGGATCGTTTCCGGGCTTCAGCAGGGCGGCGCGGTGGTGCTCCGCGTCCGGTACCAGTGCTGGCACTATGTGCTGCTGACCGGGGTGCGGGAACAGTCCTTTTTTCTGTTCGACCCCTATTACCGCAGGAACCCTTTTAAAGCGGAGGGCATCGAGATGATCCGAAATATGCCGGCGGAACGGAACCGGAAGGTTTCCATCCCTCTGGTGGAAAGCGAAGGGAAAGGCTATTACGCCGCGGGCCCGGTGGATGGAAGGGAAGCCGTGATCCTGTTCAACCGCCGGACGCAGAAAACGCCCGCCGATACCATCGAGTATTTTATCTGA
- a CDS encoding conserved protein of unknown function (Evidence 4 : Unknown function but conserved in other organisms), with protein MNYFMGERKKRSYFEGWYLKHRKDGFTLSLIPGVSVDREGVRHAFLQVVTKNFSRFVPFPADCFSARKDRLEVRLGCQSFSESGVKLNLARQGLSLRADIRYGAFSPLRRDVMGPLRFLPFLECSHGIISRAHGLSGYVTLNGEHYDLTGGTGYIEKDLGRSFPKNYVWTQCSGFPGRDTCITAAAADVPFGGISLPGCFCSVYDSGREYRLATYTGARADIRQSDCLLLSQGKCRFRAELLRGVKQPLLAPAGGNMTRIVCESAVCTVRYRFSVGGGAGFDLTADFASFESAFQP; from the coding sequence ATGAACTATTTTATGGGAGAACGAAAAAAGCGCTCCTATTTTGAAGGATGGTATCTGAAACACCGGAAAGACGGGTTTACCCTTTCGCTGATCCCCGGCGTCAGCGTGGACCGCGAAGGCGTCCGGCACGCTTTCCTTCAGGTGGTCACAAAGAATTTTTCCCGCTTTGTGCCGTTTCCCGCCGACTGCTTTTCCGCGCGGAAAGACCGGCTGGAGGTCCGGCTGGGCTGCCAGTCCTTCTCGGAGAGCGGCGTGAAGTTAAATCTCGCCCGGCAGGGGCTGTCCCTTCGGGCGGACATCCGGTACGGGGCGTTTTCTCCGCTTCGCCGGGATGTGATGGGGCCGCTTCGGTTCCTGCCGTTTCTGGAGTGCAGCCACGGCATTATAAGCCGGGCGCACGGCCTTTCCGGCTATGTGACGCTCAATGGGGAGCATTATGATCTGACGGGCGGCACGGGTTATATTGAAAAGGACCTGGGACGCTCGTTCCCGAAAAATTACGTGTGGACGCAGTGCAGCGGCTTTCCCGGGCGCGACACCTGCATCACCGCGGCGGCCGCCGACGTCCCGTTTGGGGGAATCTCCCTTCCCGGGTGTTTCTGCTCGGTTTACGATTCGGGCAGGGAGTACCGTCTTGCGACTTACACGGGCGCCCGCGCCGATATCCGGCAAAGTGACTGCCTTTTGCTGTCGCAGGGAAAGTGCCGCTTCCGGGCGGAGCTTCTGCGGGGCGTAAAACAGCCGCTTCTTGCGCCCGCCGGCGGGAACATGACGCGCATCGTCTGCGAAAGCGCCGTATGCACCGTGCGCTACCGCTTTTCCGTCGGCGGCGGAGCCGGATTCGATCTGACCGCTGACTTTGCGAGCTTCGAATCCGCCTTTCAGCCGTAG
- a CDS encoding protein of unknown function (Evidence 5 : Unknown function): protein MSILQLERLAAGSIGTGTNVIFDSTVVSAGSISYDSATGVITLQEAGRYEFDWWVATQNSLAAAGAGLALVSSQGDVIVGNSPLKTGELVGVGVIEVETAPITVTLRNNNETIFYSTPVPVKASLAVIGNDDAQTGPTGPTGPTGPTGETGATGPTGPTGETGMTGPTGPTGETGATGPTGPTGETGATGPTGPTGETGATGPTGPTGETGATGPTGPTGEMGATGPTGPTGETGATGPTGPTGETGATGPTGPTGETGATGPTGPTGETGATGPTGPTGETGATGPTGLTGPTGPEGEPGDGAIIPFASGTPVALTTVLGGLLNTSSAVGFGNNLAGISAASGTIDLLGLTNFAFSVPRDGVITSIAGYLTISAGLSLIGSTVTVSAQLFQSTTPDDTFVAVPGAVVTLAPPLTGLISIGDISSGITTGLNIPVTAGTRLLLVFSAEVTAGLDLAAAIAGYTSAGLGIS, encoded by the coding sequence TTGAGTATATTGCAATTGGAACGCTTGGCAGCAGGTTCCATTGGTACAGGCACAAACGTGATCTTTGACTCCACAGTCGTTTCGGCGGGCAGCATCAGCTATGACAGCGCCACCGGCGTCATCACCCTGCAGGAAGCAGGCCGGTACGAATTCGACTGGTGGGTGGCGACACAGAACTCCCTCGCTGCCGCAGGAGCCGGACTCGCGCTGGTTTCCTCCCAGGGTGACGTGATCGTCGGCAATTCCCCGCTCAAAACGGGAGAATTGGTCGGCGTCGGCGTCATAGAGGTAGAAACGGCGCCTATCACGGTTACGTTAAGGAATAATAACGAGACCATTTTCTATTCCACCCCCGTCCCGGTAAAGGCGTCTCTGGCCGTGATCGGAAATGACGATGCCCAAACCGGGCCAACAGGCCCGACAGGACCCACCGGCCCAACCGGTGAAACGGGAGCAACCGGGCCTACCGGCCCAACCGGTGAGACGGGAATGACCGGGCCTACCGGCCCAACCGGTGAGACGGGAGCAACCGGGCCCACCGGCCCAACCGGCGAGACGGGAGCGACCGGGCCTACCGGCCCAACCGGCGAGACGGGAGCGACCGGGCCTACCGGCCCAACCGGTGAAACGGGAGCAACCGGGCCTACCGGCCCAACCGGCGAGATGGGAGCGACCGGGCCTACCGGCCCAACCGGCGAGACGGGAGCGACCGGGCCTACCGGCCCAACCGGCGAGACGGGAGCGACCGGGCCTACCGGCCCAACCGGCGAGACGGGAGCGACCGGGCCCACCGGCCCAACCGGCGAGACGGGAGCGACCGGGCCCACCGGCCCAACCGGTGAAACGGGAGCGACCGGGCCTACCGGCCTAACGGGTCCCACCGGTCCCGAAGGAGAGCCGGGCGACGGTGCCATTATTCCGTTTGCATCAGGTACGCCTGTTGCTTTAACCACCGTGCTCGGAGGATTGCTCAACACCTCCAGTGCAGTTGGATTCGGGAATAACCTTGCGGGCATTTCCGCTGCCAGCGGAACAATTGATCTGCTGGGGCTGACAAACTTTGCATTCTCAGTTCCCCGGGATGGGGTTATCACCTCCATTGCCGGTTACTTGACAATCAGCGCCGGGCTCAGCCTGATTGGCTCTACTGTAACGGTATCCGCCCAGTTGTTCCAATCCACAACACCTGACGACACCTTCGTTGCAGTACCGGGCGCAGTGGTCACGCTGGCTCCTCCCCTCACGGGATTAATTTCCATCGGCGATATCAGCAGCGGTATCACCACCGGATTAAACATTCCAGTCACCGCAGGGACCAGACTGCTTCTGGTATTCTCCGCAGAAGTTACGGCCGGTCTGGATTTGGCAGCTGCCATTGCCGGCTATACCAGCGCTGGTCTGGGCATTTCCTAA
- a CDS encoding conserved protein of unknown function (Evidence 4 : Unknown function but conserved in other organisms): protein MVEKKPNHLINEKSPYLLEHAYNPVDWYPWGTEAFERAKKEDRPVFLSIGYSACHWCHVMERECFEDEDVAEILNRSFVAVKVDREERPDVDAVYMDVCQAMTGSGGWPMTILMTPEQKPFFAATYLPKEGDGRSYGLMDVLGAIEMQWAQDKDQLVESGQKVADFLLDRRENAPAKRGEDLLREAREYFGRQFDREYGGFGTAPKFPAAHNLIFLLRYGAVKRDGEAADMAAQTLEHMYRGGLFDHVGFGFSRYSTDRKWLIPHFEKMLYDNALLAMALLEAGKFTGNDLFYRVARRTLLYLQREMTGKEGGFFCSQDADSEGVEGKYYVFSPEEMIHVFGERDGARFNSYFGLTRDGNYRGMNIPNRIHAQRADELDPQMEEIVRKVYEYRLQRFPLNRDDKVLTSWNALAAAAFAMAYRVLGDAGFLETAEKAMRFARERLTKPDGSLMVRWRDGEAKGEGFLDDYAYTALAYLLLYDATLSAEHLQRALGCCAQIDARFADEENGGYFLYGKDSERLIVRPKEVFDSAFPSGNSVSGYVMIRLSELTGDEGMRKKALRQLSFLSGAVSDFPGGASFALTAMMRELSPCAQAVCAARDEEDARRFLEFVRTGLPLGACVLLKTPENGGLLEKIAPFTREYGLKDGQTAYYLCRNRTCSAPVSNLEQFRRVCAVL from the coding sequence ATGGTGGAAAAGAAGCCCAATCACTTGATAAACGAAAAGTCGCCGTATCTTCTGGAGCACGCTTATAATCCGGTGGACTGGTACCCCTGGGGAACCGAGGCGTTCGAGCGGGCGAAAAAAGAGGACAGGCCGGTCTTCCTGAGCATCGGCTATTCCGCCTGCCACTGGTGCCATGTAATGGAGCGCGAATGCTTTGAGGATGAAGATGTCGCGGAGATCCTGAACCGCTCCTTCGTCGCGGTCAAGGTGGACCGCGAGGAACGCCCCGACGTGGATGCGGTGTATATGGATGTCTGCCAGGCGATGACGGGCTCGGGCGGATGGCCGATGACGATCCTCATGACGCCGGAGCAGAAGCCGTTTTTCGCGGCCACCTATCTGCCGAAGGAAGGGGACGGCCGCAGCTACGGCCTGATGGATGTGCTGGGTGCCATCGAGATGCAGTGGGCGCAGGATAAGGATCAGCTTGTCGAATCCGGGCAGAAGGTCGCGGATTTTCTGCTGGACCGCCGGGAGAATGCGCCGGCAAAGCGGGGGGAAGACCTTCTGCGCGAGGCGCGGGAGTATTTCGGCCGTCAGTTCGACAGGGAATACGGCGGCTTCGGGACCGCCCCGAAATTTCCCGCCGCGCACAATCTGATCTTCCTTCTGCGGTACGGGGCCGTGAAACGGGACGGCGAGGCGGCGGACATGGCCGCGCAGACGCTGGAGCATATGTACCGGGGCGGCCTGTTCGATCATGTGGGCTTCGGATTTTCCCGCTACTCCACCGACCGGAAATGGCTGATCCCCCATTTTGAAAAAATGCTTTACGACAACGCGCTTCTTGCGATGGCTCTTCTGGAAGCGGGCAAATTCACCGGAAACGACCTGTTTTACCGCGTGGCGCGCCGCACGCTTTTGTACCTTCAGCGGGAGATGACCGGGAAGGAGGGCGGCTTTTTCTGCTCGCAGGATGCAGACAGCGAGGGCGTGGAAGGGAAATATTATGTCTTTTCGCCCGAAGAGATGATCCATGTCTTCGGTGAGCGAGACGGAGCCCGCTTTAACTCCTATTTCGGCCTGACGCGCGACGGGAATTACCGGGGGATGAACATCCCGAACCGGATCCATGCGCAGCGGGCGGATGAGCTTGACCCGCAGATGGAAGAGATCGTACGGAAGGTTTACGAATACCGCCTGCAGCGGTTCCCCCTGAACCGGGACGACAAGGTGCTCACCTCCTGGAACGCGCTTGCGGCCGCGGCGTTCGCCATGGCGTACCGCGTGCTGGGGGACGCCGGTTTCCTGGAAACGGCGGAAAAGGCCATGCGGTTCGCACGGGAGCGCCTGACAAAGCCCGACGGAAGCCTGATGGTGCGCTGGCGCGACGGGGAGGCGAAGGGAGAGGGATTTCTCGACGATTACGCCTACACGGCTCTCGCGTATCTTCTGCTTTACGACGCGACGCTGTCGGCCGAGCACCTGCAGCGCGCGCTCGGCTGCTGCGCCCAAATCGACGCGCGCTTTGCCGATGAGGAAAACGGCGGATATTTTCTGTATGGGAAGGATTCCGAGCGGCTGATCGTCCGGCCCAAAGAGGTTTTCGACAGCGCGTTCCCGTCCGGAAATTCGGTTTCCGGGTATGTGATGATCCGTCTTTCGGAGCTGACGGGCGACGAAGGGATGCGGAAAAAGGCGCTCCGCCAGCTTTCGTTCCTGTCGGGCGCCGTTTCGGATTTCCCGGGCGGCGCGTCGTTCGCCCTGACGGCCATGATGCGGGAGCTTTCTCCCTGCGCGCAGGCGGTCTGTGCGGCGCGGGATGAGGAGGACGCGCGGCGGTTTCTGGAGTTCGTGCGCACCGGCCTGCCGCTCGGCGCCTGCGTCCTGCTGAAGACCCCGGAAAATGGCGGCCTTTTGGAAAAGATCGCTCCCTTTACGCGAGAGTACGGCCTGAAAGACGGGCAAACCGCCTACTATCTTTGCAGGAACCGCACTTGTTCCGCCCCCGTTTCGAACTTGGAGCAGTTCCGCAGGGTCTGTGCGGTGCTTTGA
- a CDS encoding conserved protein of unknown function (Evidence 4 : Unknown function but conserved in other organisms): MAKAGMRRPDPKEPHGTESNHKSHFPKNDVPPVPELQGKAKHAGEKAKPITEK, encoded by the coding sequence ATGGCGAAAGCCGGAATGCGACGCCCGGACCCGAAAGAGCCGCACGGGACGGAGAGCAACCATAAAAGCCACTTCCCGAAAAACGACGTGCCGCCGGTCCCCGAGCTTCAGGGGAAGGCAAAGCATGCGGGGGAAAAGGCAAAGCCCATCACGGAAAAATAA
- a CDS encoding Phosphohydrolase produces MGLTEKERKTFDRYARPLLANGEVLKMKRFPQHGRVSCLEHSVSVARLSFWMCRRLHMPADLQSLVRGALLHDFFLYDWHCEHRDAGLHGFTHPRTALKNADRLFSLNDRERDIILRHMWPLTPHPPRCREAFVVCLADKCCSLRETLFCRR; encoded by the coding sequence TTGGGATTGACGGAAAAAGAACGGAAAACCTTTGACCGGTACGCGCGGCCGCTGCTGGCGAACGGAGAGGTCCTGAAAATGAAGCGGTTCCCGCAGCACGGGAGGGTTTCGTGTCTGGAGCACAGCGTCTCGGTGGCGCGGCTCAGCTTCTGGATGTGCCGCAGGCTGCACATGCCGGCGGATCTGCAAAGTCTGGTGCGCGGGGCCCTGCTGCACGACTTCTTCCTGTACGACTGGCACTGCGAGCATCGGGACGCCGGCCTGCACGGATTCACCCACCCGAGGACCGCGCTGAAAAACGCCGACCGGCTGTTTTCGCTGAACGACCGGGAGCGCGACATCATCTTAAGGCACATGTGGCCGCTTACGCCGCATCCGCCCCGATGCAGGGAGGCCTTTGTGGTCTGCCTGGCGGACAAATGCTGCTCGCTGCGCGAAACGCTGTTCTGCCGCCGCTGA